In a single window of the Thunnus maccoyii chromosome 7, fThuMac1.1, whole genome shotgun sequence genome:
- the kdm4b gene encoding lysine-specific demethylase 4B isoform X2 has product MATDMPMDTVPAPHSAPASPPDPTPASNPVLSSSAAQDQIPTQEPAIAETPDTAVTLEQDAVPDLTQAQPTDPDVSQGLIPGSELPPASLLPPLPPASAKNPSCKIMTFRPTMEEFKDFAKYIVYMESQGAHRAGLAKVIPPEGWKPRKSYDTIEDMVIPAPIMQVVTGQSGLFTQYNIQKKSMTVSEYRKLANSKKYCTPRHKDFDDLERKYWKNLTFVSPIYGADVSGSIYDEDIQEWNIGHLNTLLDMVEQECGIVIEGVNTPYLYFGMWKTTFAWHTEDMDLYSINYLHFGQPKSWW; this is encoded by the exons ATGGCTACCGACATGCCCATGGACACGGTGCCGGCTCCTCACTCTGCCCCAGCCTCACCTCCAGACCCCACCCCAGCCTCGAATCCTGTTTTGAGCTCGAGTGCAGCCCAAGACCAGATTCCGACCCAGGAGCCAGCGATAGCTGAGACCCCTGACACAGCAGTGACCCTGGAGCAGGATGCCGTTCCAGATCTCACCCAGGCTCAGCCTACAGACCCAGATGTGTCACAAGGCCTTATTCCAGGTTCTGAGCTGCCCCCGGCTTCCCTGCTGCCTCCACTGCCGCCAGCCAGCGCTAAGAACCCCAGCTGCAAGATAATGACCTTCCGGCCCACCATGGAGGAGTTCAAAGACTTTGCCAAATATATTGTCTACATGGAAAGTCAAGGAGCTCACCGTGCTGGCCTGGCTAAG GTGATTCCCCCAGAAGGCTGGAAACCCCGTAAGTCCTATGACACCATTGAGGACATGGTGATTCCAGCGCCCATCATGCAGGTGGTGACCGGTCAGTCGGGTCTGTTCACCCAGTACAACATCCAGAAGAAGTCCATGACTGTGAGCGAATACCGCAAGCTTGCCAACAGCAAAAA gtACTGCACACCCCGCCACAAAGACTTTGATGACCTAGAGAGGAAGTACTGGAAGAACTTGACATTTGTGTCACCCATTTATGGTGCTGATGTCAGTGGATCTATTTATGATGAG GATATTCAAGAGTGGAACATTGGCCATCTCAACACGCTGCTGGATATGGTGGAGCAGGAGTGTGGCATCGTCATAGAAGGTGTCAACACTCCCTACCTGTACTTTGGCATGTGGAAGACCACATTTGCCTGGCACACTGAAGACATGGACCTCTACAGCATCAACTACCTGCACTTTGGACAGCCCAAATCTTG GTGGTGA
- the kdm4b gene encoding lysine-specific demethylase 4B isoform X3: MATDMPMDTVPAPHSAPASPPDPTPASNPVLSSSAAQDQIPTQEPAIAETPDTAVTLEQDAVPDLTQAQPTDPDVSQGLIPGSELPPASLLPPLPPASAKNPSCKIMTFRPTMEEFKDFAKYIVYMESQGAHRAGLAKVIPPEGWKPRKSYDTIEDMVIPAPIMQVVTGQSGLFTQYNIQKKSMTVSEYRKLANSKKYCTPRHKDFDDLERKYWKNLTFVSPIYGADVSGSIYDEDIQEWNIGHLNTLLDMVEQECGIVIEGVNTPYLYFGMWKTTFAWHTEDMDLYSINYLHFGQPKS; encoded by the exons ATGGCTACCGACATGCCCATGGACACGGTGCCGGCTCCTCACTCTGCCCCAGCCTCACCTCCAGACCCCACCCCAGCCTCGAATCCTGTTTTGAGCTCGAGTGCAGCCCAAGACCAGATTCCGACCCAGGAGCCAGCGATAGCTGAGACCCCTGACACAGCAGTGACCCTGGAGCAGGATGCCGTTCCAGATCTCACCCAGGCTCAGCCTACAGACCCAGATGTGTCACAAGGCCTTATTCCAGGTTCTGAGCTGCCCCCGGCTTCCCTGCTGCCTCCACTGCCGCCAGCCAGCGCTAAGAACCCCAGCTGCAAGATAATGACCTTCCGGCCCACCATGGAGGAGTTCAAAGACTTTGCCAAATATATTGTCTACATGGAAAGTCAAGGAGCTCACCGTGCTGGCCTGGCTAAG GTGATTCCCCCAGAAGGCTGGAAACCCCGTAAGTCCTATGACACCATTGAGGACATGGTGATTCCAGCGCCCATCATGCAGGTGGTGACCGGTCAGTCGGGTCTGTTCACCCAGTACAACATCCAGAAGAAGTCCATGACTGTGAGCGAATACCGCAAGCTTGCCAACAGCAAAAA gtACTGCACACCCCGCCACAAAGACTTTGATGACCTAGAGAGGAAGTACTGGAAGAACTTGACATTTGTGTCACCCATTTATGGTGCTGATGTCAGTGGATCTATTTATGATGAG GATATTCAAGAGTGGAACATTGGCCATCTCAACACGCTGCTGGATATGGTGGAGCAGGAGTGTGGCATCGTCATAGAAGGTGTCAACACTCCCTACCTGTACTTTGGCATGTGGAAGACCACATTTGCCTGGCACACTGAAGACATGGACCTCTACAGCATCAACTACCTGCACTTTGGACAGCCCAAATCTTG A